A region of Frederiksenia canicola DNA encodes the following proteins:
- the folP gene encoding dihydropteroate synthase: MKIHFKNQQGSDRLLDLTSPKIMGILNFTPDSFSDSGKFFSLDKALFQVEKMLNDGADIIDIGGESTRPNAPIVTLEEELQRVVPLVEAVRQRFDCLISVDTSKAEVMRQSAQVGADIINDIRALQEPNALETAAELALPVCLMHMQGSPQTMQQSPDYDDVVEEVSEFLNQRIFACLTAGIAKEHIILDVGFGFGKTVQHNYQLMKHLPLFADSGYPVLAGLSRKSMIGAVLDKPVDQRIIGSVAGALLCIQQGAKIVRVHDVAETADALKIWRAMMEA, from the coding sequence ATGAAAATCCATTTCAAAAATCAGCAAGGATCTGACCGCTTGTTAGATCTCACCTCCCCGAAAATTATGGGGATTTTAAACTTCACGCCTGATTCGTTTTCCGATTCGGGGAAATTCTTTTCGCTCGATAAAGCACTTTTCCAAGTAGAAAAAATGCTCAATGACGGGGCGGATATTATTGATATCGGCGGGGAATCTACCCGTCCAAATGCACCGATTGTGACCCTTGAAGAAGAATTGCAGCGGGTAGTCCCGTTGGTGGAAGCCGTTCGCCAACGCTTTGATTGCTTGATTTCCGTAGATACATCCAAGGCTGAAGTCATGCGGCAATCGGCTCAAGTTGGGGCGGATATCATCAACGATATTCGAGCATTGCAAGAACCGAATGCGTTGGAAACCGCCGCCGAACTCGCCCTGCCCGTGTGCCTAATGCATATGCAAGGCAGCCCGCAGACGATGCAACAAAGCCCTGATTATGATGATGTGGTGGAAGAAGTCAGCGAGTTTCTCAATCAGCGAATTTTTGCCTGTTTAACCGCAGGCATTGCCAAAGAACATATTATATTAGACGTTGGCTTTGGCTTTGGCAAAACGGTGCAACACAACTATCAACTCATGAAACATCTGCCATTATTTGCTGACTCTGGCTACCCTGTGCTTGCAGGGCTTTCTCGCAAATCAATGATCGGTGCAGTGCTAGATAAACCCGTCGATCAACGCATCATCGGCAGCGTGGCTGGAGCCTTGCTCTGCATTCAACAAGGGGCAAAAATCGTCCGCGTCCACGATGTCGCCGAAACCGCGGACGCCTTGAAAATTTGGCGGGCGATGATGGAAGCTTAA
- a CDS encoding ArsC family reductase, translated as MTTVYGIKNCDTVKKALKWLDDNGLNPQLHDYRVDGLDPQWLAKMADKFGWETLINKRSTTWRGLSDEIKNTLNKDTALQVLNEQPTLIKRPIVIAGNVALIGFDAAEYQAKLKS; from the coding sequence ATGACAACAGTTTACGGCATTAAAAACTGCGACACGGTTAAAAAAGCACTGAAATGGCTAGATGACAACGGGCTCAATCCACAATTGCACGATTATCGTGTGGATGGCTTAGATCCACAATGGCTGGCAAAAATGGCAGACAAATTCGGCTGGGAAACCTTGATCAATAAACGCAGCACCACTTGGCGTGGGCTATCGGATGAGATCAAAAACACTCTCAACAAAGACACGGCGTTACAAGTGCTGAACGAACAACCAACGTTAATCAAACGCCCGATTGTCATTGCAGGCAATGTGGCGTTAATCGGCTTTGATGCAGCGGAATATCAGGCAAAGTTAAAATCATGA